In Mongoliitalea daihaiensis, one DNA window encodes the following:
- a CDS encoding LacI family DNA-binding transcriptional regulator, with protein MEKEITIYDIAKQSGVSPTTVSRALNNHPAVKEKTKKKIFQAASDLGYQSNVFAANLRSKKTNNIGVIVPSLNSSFQASVLAGMEKIANDAGYNLIITQSLESSEKEIANTLSMFKSRVDGLIVSLVSEAHQLEHFEPFHKRGIPVLFYDRVANSKDSVGVTIDNIQAAQIATNHLIEQGCKKIVHVLGSTKISVYAERLKGFKYALVDKGLTIQEDQVIVLNEINEHAAEYVIDLLLKMSPLPDGLFVSNDACAASCMNQLIQKGFKVPEDIAIVGFNNEVISRLVHPKITTINYPGYEMGEVAMKNLINHLDEPETTLLQKTNKITLRSDLIIRESSLRLK; from the coding sequence ATGGAGAAAGAGATAACAATTTACGATATAGCGAAACAGAGTGGCGTTTCACCGACTACTGTCAGTAGAGCACTCAACAATCATCCTGCGGTAAAAGAGAAAACCAAGAAAAAGATTTTTCAAGCAGCCTCAGATCTCGGCTACCAATCCAATGTATTTGCTGCCAATCTTCGAAGTAAAAAAACAAATAATATTGGTGTAATAGTCCCCAGCCTAAACAGCAGCTTTCAAGCCTCAGTACTTGCTGGTATGGAAAAAATTGCAAATGATGCTGGTTACAACCTAATTATTACACAATCTTTAGAATCGAGTGAGAAAGAAATAGCTAACACGCTCTCCATGTTTAAAAGTAGGGTGGACGGCTTGATCGTATCCCTTGTTAGTGAAGCTCATCAGCTTGAACACTTCGAACCCTTTCATAAAAGAGGAATTCCGGTTTTATTCTATGACAGAGTTGCTAATAGTAAGGATAGTGTTGGTGTTACCATAGATAACATTCAAGCGGCACAAATCGCTACTAACCATCTCATAGAGCAAGGTTGTAAAAAAATAGTTCATGTTTTGGGAAGCACTAAAATCAGTGTTTATGCAGAGCGTCTGAAAGGCTTTAAGTACGCATTGGTAGACAAAGGGTTAACTATTCAGGAAGATCAAGTGATTGTATTAAATGAAATTAATGAACATGCAGCAGAGTATGTCATAGATCTGCTACTTAAGATGAGTCCATTACCAGACGGTCTTTTTGTATCAAATGATGCCTGCGCTGCAAGTTGTATGAATCAACTCATCCAAAAAGGATTTAAGGTACCAGAAGATATCGCCATCGTTGGTTTCAATAATGAGGTCATCTCAAGACTCGTTCATCCTAAGATTACTACAATCAATTATCCAGGCTATGAAATGGGGGAAGTTGCCATGAAAAACCTCATCAACCACTTAGATGAACCTGAAACTACACTTCTCCAAAAAACCAATAAAATCACACTTAGATCCGATTTAATCATAAGAGAATCCTCCCTTAGATTGAAATAA
- a CDS encoding alpha-glucuronidase family glycosyl hydrolase: protein MRFPITLFFILFMSLQGFSNDGYKLWLQYFPIQEPEAWQISALSNYEVIGSSATISILKKELETASIGMIQSLNPKKSTDHSLLISKIEDLGIPNLPNEKIDQLTADGFGIFIYSSNQLIVTSKTDIGLLYGTFRLLQYIQTGTSIPAMGIFESPKVQYRVLNHWDNLDRTVERGYAGFSIWNWHRLPRHIDQQYHDYARANASIGINGTVLTNVNANALILTPEYLEKVQALADVFRPYGIKVYVTARFSAPMEIGNLSTADPLDPDVRQWWKSKADEIYKYIPDFGGFVVKADSEGQPGPHNYQRTQADGANMLAEALQEHHGIVMWRAFVYNEHTPDDRHKQAYNEFKPLDGKFLDNVIVQVKNGAIDFQPREPFHPLFGAMPNTPLMMEFQITQEYLGHDTHLAFLAPLFEEVLNEDTYAKGKGSPVAKVIDGSLHGYQLTGMAGVANIGTDRNWTGHHFHQANWFAFGRLAWNPYENAQTIAADWLRLTFTTNPTFVTTMQEIMLNSREMVVNYMTPLGLHHIMAASHHYGPGPWVSGGRRADWTATYYHQANEKSIGFDRTTKGSDALSQYASEIQQQWGNLETVPEKYLLWFHQVDWNQSLSDGDNLWNNLARQYQKGVEEARRNRDTWEQMAPYIDSERFQHIHSFLKIQAEEAQWWKDACLLYFGQFSKMPLPSGVEPPAHDLAYYMNYKPQHVPGI, encoded by the coding sequence ATGAGATTTCCGATCACTCTTTTTTTTATCTTATTCATGAGCCTTCAAGGGTTTTCGAATGACGGATATAAACTTTGGTTGCAGTATTTCCCCATACAAGAACCTGAAGCATGGCAAATTTCCGCACTTTCAAATTATGAGGTTATAGGCAGTTCGGCTACTATATCTATTCTAAAAAAAGAACTTGAAACTGCATCAATTGGCATGATTCAATCGCTTAATCCAAAAAAAAGCACGGATCATTCGTTATTAATAAGTAAAATTGAAGATCTAGGGATCCCTAACCTTCCAAATGAAAAGATTGATCAATTAACAGCCGATGGTTTCGGGATTTTTATCTATAGCAGCAATCAGCTGATTGTCACTTCAAAGACTGATATTGGCCTGCTATATGGAACATTTAGATTACTCCAATATATTCAGACAGGTACAAGTATTCCCGCAATGGGAATATTTGAGTCTCCAAAAGTTCAATATAGAGTATTGAATCATTGGGACAACTTGGACAGAACAGTCGAACGCGGGTATGCAGGTTTCTCTATTTGGAATTGGCATCGCCTTCCAAGACACATTGATCAACAATATCACGATTATGCTCGTGCAAATGCTTCCATAGGCATCAATGGCACAGTACTTACCAATGTAAATGCAAATGCATTAATTCTCACCCCTGAATATTTAGAAAAGGTCCAAGCACTTGCGGATGTTTTTAGACCATATGGAATCAAAGTGTATGTAACAGCCCGTTTTTCGGCTCCTATGGAGATTGGAAATCTGTCTACAGCTGATCCATTGGACCCCGATGTTCGACAGTGGTGGAAGAGCAAGGCAGATGAGATCTATAAGTATATCCCAGATTTTGGAGGCTTTGTTGTAAAAGCAGATTCCGAAGGGCAACCGGGGCCACACAATTACCAACGCACGCAGGCAGATGGAGCAAACATGCTAGCAGAAGCCTTGCAAGAGCATCATGGCATAGTGATGTGGAGAGCCTTTGTCTATAATGAACACACACCTGACGACCGACACAAACAAGCCTATAATGAATTTAAGCCCTTAGATGGGAAGTTTTTAGATAATGTTATTGTTCAGGTAAAAAATGGAGCCATAGATTTTCAACCGAGGGAACCATTCCATCCTTTATTTGGTGCAATGCCAAATACCCCTTTGATGATGGAATTTCAAATCACCCAAGAATATTTAGGGCATGATACGCATTTAGCATTTCTAGCCCCTCTTTTTGAAGAAGTTTTAAATGAAGACACCTACGCTAAGGGAAAAGGCAGCCCGGTAGCAAAGGTGATTGATGGTAGTCTACATGGATATCAATTGACAGGGATGGCAGGAGTGGCCAATATTGGTACGGATCGTAATTGGACAGGACATCACTTTCATCAAGCAAACTGGTTTGCCTTTGGTAGGCTAGCTTGGAACCCCTACGAAAACGCTCAGACTATTGCAGCAGATTGGTTACGCCTTACCTTCACGACTAACCCCACTTTTGTAACTACCATGCAAGAAATAATGCTCAATAGTCGCGAAATGGTTGTCAATTACATGACTCCGCTCGGATTGCATCACATCATGGCAGCAAGTCATCATTACGGGCCTGGCCCGTGGGTGTCCGGTGGTCGAAGGGCAGATTGGACCGCAACCTATTATCATCAAGCCAATGAAAAAAGTATTGGTTTTGACAGAACAACTAAAGGAAGTGACGCCTTAAGCCAATATGCTTCCGAAATCCAACAGCAATGGGGCAATCTTGAAACTGTCCCTGAGAAGTACCTTTTGTGGTTTCATCAAGTTGACTGGAATCAATCACTTTCTGACGGAGATAATCTTTGGAATAATCTAGCTCGACAGTATCAAAAGGGAGTGGAGGAAGCCAGAAGAAATAGGGATACCTGGGAGCAAATGGCACCCTACATTGATTCCGAACGCTTTCAACATATCCACTCATTCCTAAAAATTCAAGCAGAAGAAGCTCAATGGTGGAAAGATGCCTGTTTGCTTTATTTTGGTCAATTTTCCAAAATGCCCTTACCATCAGGAGTAGAACCACCTGCTCACGACTTAGCATATTACATGAATTACAAGCCGCAGCACGTACCTGGAATTTAA
- a CDS encoding SDR family NAD(P)-dependent oxidoreductase: MKEVHQKIAIVTGGASGLGLATTRKFVEAGIKTIIIGRDSDKLLKAKEEFGNQVHCIGFDLGELSGIPPLVDTIYRQFGRIDILVNNAGINQKKDLFEVTDEEFIQVIHTNLCSVFSLTREVAKIMKAQAWGGNIIMVSSMAAKYGIPKVIAYTAAKSAIEGITKAMAVELSPLGIRVNCVAPGFIRTDMSAAALNNDPERKQKVLGRTPMGKLGDPCDVAEAIYYFTSDGAKYITGTSLAIDGGNSIGF, translated from the coding sequence ATGAAGGAAGTTCATCAGAAAATAGCAATAGTTACTGGGGGAGCGTCAGGTTTGGGGCTTGCAACTACTCGAAAATTTGTAGAAGCTGGCATCAAGACTATCATCATTGGAAGAGATTCCGATAAACTACTCAAAGCAAAAGAAGAATTTGGAAATCAAGTCCATTGTATTGGCTTTGATTTAGGCGAGCTTTCGGGGATCCCTCCATTGGTTGATACCATCTATCGTCAATTTGGAAGAATAGACATCCTTGTGAATAACGCTGGGATTAATCAAAAAAAAGATTTGTTCGAAGTAACTGACGAGGAATTTATACAAGTCATCCATACCAACCTATGTTCTGTCTTTAGTCTTACCAGAGAAGTCGCCAAAATCATGAAAGCTCAAGCTTGGGGTGGAAACATAATAATGGTTTCTTCCATGGCTGCCAAATACGGGATCCCAAAAGTAATCGCTTACACAGCTGCAAAATCAGCCATTGAGGGCATAACCAAAGCCATGGCTGTAGAATTATCTCCCTTAGGAATTCGTGTCAATTGCGTAGCTCCAGGCTTTATCCGGACAGATATGTCTGCCGCAGCATTGAACAATGATCCCGAAAGAAAGCAAAAAGTCCTCGGAAGAACACCTATGGGAAAACTGGGAGATCCTTGCGATGTGGCTGAGGCCATCTACTACTTTACAAGCGATGGAGCAAAATACATCACAGGTACTTCCCTAGCCATCGATGGAGGCAACTCAATCGGATTTTAA
- a CDS encoding endo-1,4-beta-xylanase: MKTKEPTYKKNLRLFASTLLLLLYANVVNGQTLKDHFQGVFDIGVALGYRDFNGQESRAEQLIGKHFNSITPENIMKWGPIHPNLNQYNFQGMDQLVALAERVNASVIGHTLVWHNQTPHWVYHDERGNLLPKEGLLQRMDAHIETVMGRYKGRIKGYDVVNEAILDDGTYRESNWYQIAGKDFIKQAFVKASEVDPDAELYYNDYNMWKAPKRETAIALALELREAGIKIDGIGMQGHYGLESPSLDTIEASITRIAEAGFKVMITELDIDVLPNPVNRFGADIDATFPADESYNIYKDGLPDEIKQKLADRYQSLFELFTKHQDKIDRVTFWGLHDGSSWLNNWPMPGRTAYPLIIDRHFREKAEIIESLMTIQVETNNSSIAK, translated from the coding sequence ATGAAAACCAAGGAACCTACATATAAAAAAAATCTCCGATTGTTTGCCTCAACACTGCTTCTTTTATTATACGCAAATGTTGTCAATGGACAAACCTTGAAAGACCATTTTCAAGGAGTATTTGATATTGGAGTAGCCTTGGGTTATAGGGATTTTAACGGTCAAGAAAGTCGGGCCGAGCAACTTATTGGCAAACATTTTAATAGTATTACACCCGAAAATATTATGAAATGGGGCCCTATTCATCCAAATTTAAATCAATACAACTTCCAGGGGATGGATCAATTGGTAGCACTGGCTGAACGTGTCAACGCGTCAGTCATTGGGCATACTTTGGTATGGCATAATCAAACACCCCATTGGGTTTACCATGATGAAAGAGGAAATCTCTTACCCAAAGAAGGCTTGCTACAGAGAATGGACGCCCACATCGAAACTGTCATGGGACGATATAAAGGAAGAATCAAAGGATATGACGTAGTGAATGAAGCCATATTAGACGATGGTACATACAGAGAATCTAACTGGTATCAGATTGCAGGAAAAGATTTCATCAAACAGGCCTTTGTTAAGGCTTCTGAAGTCGATCCTGATGCTGAATTGTACTACAATGATTACAATATGTGGAAAGCTCCCAAAAGGGAAACTGCCATAGCATTGGCATTGGAATTAAGAGAAGCGGGAATCAAGATTGATGGAATTGGAATGCAAGGCCATTATGGACTTGAATCTCCAAGCTTGGATACTATTGAAGCATCCATTACTCGAATAGCCGAAGCAGGTTTTAAAGTGATGATCACTGAGCTTGATATTGATGTCTTGCCTAATCCTGTTAACAGATTTGGTGCAGATATCGATGCAACATTTCCAGCCGATGAATCATACAATATCTATAAAGATGGTTTACCAGACGAGATCAAACAAAAACTAGCAGATCGCTACCAGTCCTTATTCGAATTATTCACCAAACATCAGGATAAAATAGATAGAGTTACCTTTTGGGGACTGCACGATGGTTCGAGTTGGTTGAATAATTGGCCAATGCCCGGAAGAACTGCCTACCCTTTAATCATTGATAGGCATTTTAGAGAAAAAGCTGAGATCATCGAATCACTGATGACCATTCAAGTTGAAACCAACAATTCCTCTATCGCAAAGTAA
- a CDS encoding 7TM-DISM domain-containing protein: MSFQKISIYILLPFWILFPAEKMYAQEQQLPTIIQIEDGLSQIKINTMMDFLLDTAAILSIEDIQKPENQQRFQKVTDSHILYDYYDSYIWIKLTVQNKQQSFDKSWYFESWGFDIKNISFYFPNPDGSFEIYEAGFELPFRDRSIQHKNFNYFLDLRPGEQKTFYLRVQRTYNLEFSFHLRTNDRFLSHSLNEYFLLGIYYGVLILILIFNLYLFFKLKDLLYLYFPGLILSYIWFSLGRDGLGFQYFWPNAPWLNQFNNQYVIEFFIIVATLLFSNRFVQKYTKSDRVVKFTNGAILLKLVFFVNQLFFFELHYTSYLVITILILLIPFIFGLRELLKEEIHSWSYIFAYACLFLIITYTYSRSIELFDNPVLNWYLVYPVIFIEMILFSFSIFNQIKFLQSEFVRANTEKTLVLEKNNQLTLELNSKLKEKVKARTEKIERMAADLAQKNDELVATNQKLEELNKKVTEMNMLLQENNEELKSSVEETTKSLALMKGLGFEEFKKVFPDKDTCLQFLAELKWKNGFHCKKCEYNKFQETSNFSKRCKNCNYLESPTVDTLFHKLKFPIEKAFYILYLSNRKDVDLTLNELSEILELRRETCWAFKNKIAQAMEKIDHNKDLSGWESLALVHLE, translated from the coding sequence GTGAGCTTCCAAAAAATATCCATATACATCCTTCTACCTTTTTGGATACTTTTTCCAGCTGAAAAGATGTATGCACAGGAGCAGCAACTACCAACCATTATTCAAATTGAGGATGGCCTATCTCAAATAAAAATCAACACCATGATGGATTTTTTATTGGACACGGCAGCCATACTGAGCATAGAAGACATCCAAAAGCCTGAAAATCAGCAACGATTCCAAAAGGTTACCGATAGTCACATCCTTTACGATTATTACGATTCATATATTTGGATAAAGCTAACTGTACAAAACAAGCAACAATCCTTTGACAAATCTTGGTACTTCGAATCTTGGGGTTTTGATATTAAAAACATCAGCTTTTATTTTCCTAACCCAGATGGAAGCTTCGAAATATATGAAGCAGGCTTTGAACTTCCTTTTCGAGATAGAAGCATTCAGCATAAAAATTTCAACTACTTTCTTGATTTACGCCCTGGTGAGCAAAAAACATTTTACTTGAGGGTACAACGGACCTATAACCTAGAGTTTAGCTTTCACCTACGGACAAATGATAGATTCCTCAGCCATTCCTTAAATGAATACTTTCTTTTGGGTATCTACTACGGAGTGCTGATTTTGATTCTGATTTTCAATCTTTACCTATTTTTCAAACTTAAAGATTTACTATACCTCTATTTCCCAGGCTTGATCTTATCGTATATTTGGTTTTCACTGGGCAGAGACGGACTCGGCTTCCAATACTTCTGGCCAAATGCACCTTGGCTCAATCAATTCAATAATCAATACGTTATAGAATTTTTCATCATCGTTGCTACCCTTTTGTTTTCCAATAGATTTGTCCAAAAATATACTAAAAGTGATCGGGTAGTGAAATTCACCAATGGTGCCATCCTTTTAAAACTGGTATTTTTTGTTAACCAACTTTTCTTTTTTGAGCTTCATTATACAAGTTACCTAGTCATTACAATTTTAATTTTATTGATCCCCTTCATCTTCGGATTACGTGAATTATTAAAGGAAGAAATCCATTCTTGGTCTTATATATTTGCTTACGCCTGCTTATTTCTCATAATCACTTATACCTACTCAAGAAGCATTGAATTGTTTGATAATCCTGTACTGAATTGGTACTTGGTTTATCCAGTCATTTTTATCGAAATGATTTTATTTTCATTTTCTATTTTTAACCAAATCAAATTTTTACAGTCAGAGTTTGTTCGTGCCAATACAGAAAAAACATTGGTTTTAGAGAAAAATAACCAATTGACCTTGGAGCTTAATAGCAAGCTTAAAGAAAAGGTCAAGGCACGGACAGAGAAAATTGAACGCATGGCCGCCGATCTAGCTCAGAAAAACGATGAATTGGTTGCAACCAATCAGAAACTCGAGGAGCTGAACAAAAAAGTCACAGAGATGAACATGCTCTTGCAGGAAAACAATGAGGAGTTAAAATCGTCTGTGGAGGAAACCACTAAAAGTCTTGCATTGATGAAAGGTCTTGGCTTTGAAGAATTTAAAAAGGTATTTCCAGACAAAGACACTTGCCTTCAATTTTTAGCAGAGTTGAAGTGGAAAAACGGATTCCATTGCAAAAAATGTGAATACAACAAATTTCAGGAAACAAGCAATTTCAGTAAGCGTTGCAAAAACTGTAATTACTTAGAGTCTCCAACAGTAGACACCTTATTTCACAAACTCAAGTTTCCTATCGAAAAGGCCTTTTACATCCTATATCTTTCCAATAGAAAGGATGTGGACTTGACTTTAAATGAGCTGTCGGAAATCCTAGAGCTCCGACGTGAAACCTGTTGGGCATTCAAAAACAAGATCGCTCAAGCCATGGAAAAAATCGACCACAATAAAGACTTGAGTGGCTGGGAGTCGCTGGCGCTGGTGCATTTGGAGTGA
- a CDS encoding Uma2 family endonuclease has product METKDKKNFLNEPEATYGRFSYADYLTWELDEMVELIKGKVFRQAATPRRLHQEVSLKVARTFAEFFEDKNCKVFIAPFDVRLPVKSKKNEDIFTVVQPDICVVCDLDKLDEMGCLGAPDLIVEILSPSNNQKELIHKYEVYQETGVQEYWIIHPSEKTLFIYTLSEGNYVPSKLYTMGHIVPSSVIKGFELDLEWVFKDLD; this is encoded by the coding sequence ATGGAGACCAAGGATAAAAAAAACTTCTTGAATGAGCCAGAGGCTACCTATGGTAGGTTCAGCTATGCAGACTATCTGACATGGGAGTTGGATGAAATGGTGGAGCTGATTAAAGGGAAAGTCTTTAGGCAGGCTGCTACACCACGAAGGCTTCATCAAGAGGTTAGTTTAAAAGTTGCTAGAACGTTTGCTGAATTTTTTGAGGATAAAAATTGTAAAGTGTTTATAGCTCCATTCGATGTGAGGCTTCCCGTCAAATCCAAAAAGAATGAAGATATTTTTACTGTGGTACAGCCTGATATTTGTGTAGTGTGCGATTTGGATAAGTTAGATGAGATGGGGTGCCTTGGCGCTCCTGATTTAATTGTTGAAATACTTTCTCCAAGTAACAACCAAAAAGAACTGATTCACAAATATGAAGTCTACCAAGAAACTGGTGTTCAAGAGTATTGGATTATCCATCCATCAGAAAAAACCCTGTTTATTTACACATTATCCGAGGGAAACTACGTCCCGTCAAAGCTTTATACTATGGGGCATATAGTTCCTTCTTCTGTCATCAAAGGCTTCGAATTAGATTTGGAATGGGTTTTCAAAGATTTAGATTAA
- a CDS encoding alpha/beta hydrolase: MEALKTTALILSLAISNLAFAQSDQLIAPDGFDKSNSSNPKGVVKELVYPSKTVGVDRKANIYLPPNYDPNQAYPVLYLLHGIGGDEREWLDQGTPDVILDNLYAEAKVQPMIVVLPNGRAMKNDRAEGDIFGAEPVKAFATFEEDLLKNLIPFIERNYKVKPGVENRAVAGLSMGGGQSMNFGLGNPEHFAWVGSFSPAPNTKRGEALLPRPYVTKSNLKLLFLSCGDKDNLMNVTTGAHEFLTEKGIPHTYRILPDHYHDFKYWKNELYFFAQLVFK; this comes from the coding sequence ATGGAAGCACTAAAAACAACAGCCTTGATCCTCAGCTTGGCGATTTCAAATTTGGCTTTTGCGCAATCAGATCAGCTGATTGCGCCAGATGGCTTTGATAAATCTAACAGTAGTAATCCAAAAGGTGTAGTTAAAGAGTTGGTGTATCCCTCCAAGACCGTAGGAGTAGACAGGAAAGCAAATATCTACTTACCTCCTAATTATGATCCAAATCAAGCGTACCCTGTACTTTATTTATTGCATGGGATAGGTGGAGACGAGCGGGAGTGGCTGGATCAAGGGACTCCAGATGTAATCCTAGATAATTTATATGCGGAAGCTAAAGTACAGCCTATGATCGTTGTTCTACCCAATGGTCGCGCCATGAAAAATGATCGTGCGGAAGGCGATATTTTCGGGGCAGAACCAGTAAAAGCGTTTGCTACTTTTGAGGAAGATTTGTTGAAGAATTTGATTCCTTTTATTGAGAGGAATTATAAAGTGAAGCCAGGTGTGGAAAATAGAGCTGTTGCCGGACTTTCGATGGGAGGTGGGCAGTCTATGAACTTTGGATTGGGCAACCCTGAGCACTTTGCTTGGGTGGGGTCATTTTCTCCTGCACCAAACACTAAGAGGGGAGAGGCTTTGCTTCCGAGACCTTACGTGACCAAGTCCAATTTGAAACTTTTATTTTTGAGTTGTGGGGATAAGGATAATTTGATGAATGTGACCACCGGGGCCCATGAGTTTTTAACAGAAAAAGGTATTCCCCATACCTATCGAATCCTTCCCGATCACTACCATGACTTTAAGTATTGGAAAAATGAGTTGTATTTCTTTGCACAATTAGTGTTTAAATAA